In Andreesenia angusta, the DNA window TTATCTGCATTTTCATTCAGGTCATTTACGTTTATATAGTCTGTTCCCTCGGGCTTCTTTAAAGCATAATTCGTTGTAGTTTTCATTCTCTTAAATCACTCCTTCCCAAGTTCTTAAGTCTTCCCAAGTCTGAGTCGCAACTTCACCCCAAGTCTTTCCTGATACAAAGTTCCAAGCATTGTAGGTAAACTTATAAGATATCCCTAGGTGTGCCGGAATTATAATGCCTAAGGCTTCCTTTAGCCCATCTATATTATCCGGTACTCCTTTAGTTCCTACGAACTTGATTTCATAGAGTCCTGGAGTAGCCGTCTCATTGACTTCCACCTCTCCGTTTGAAAAGGCTACAGCCACACTCTTTATAGTCTCTTCTGTGGTTTGCTCGAAGGTGGCTCTCTTTCTAGCCCTTATCTGTTCTCGTCTTTGGTCATACTTCAGAGAGTCTACATTCTTTATTCCAAGGTCACGCTCGTAGATGTATAGAAGCTCTATGGCTGTATCAAGGAACATATTCCTCTCGACCACTTCCAAGGACTGCTCTATCCCTCTGAACTCTTTGTCATAGGCTTTGAGTATCTCTTTGAAGTAAGTAGAGTCTCTCTCGTATAGTGGCAGATAGTTCAGCATAGCCGAGTAATAATCTCTATTGGAGACTACTATATTGACCACCATTTCTGATATCGCTTTAGCTATAGCTGGAGAGTGTTCTACGGTCACACCTTGCATTTCAAGCTCCGTCAGCATTTCATTTAGTGCGCCGGAACTCTCTATATTGACACCAGTGGCTACCGCCTCTGTTTCAGATTCGGCCAGTGCCAGTCTATAGTCTTCCCACAGATTTGTTCGCAAGTCGTCCCAAACTTTGAGGGTGCTTTCTCCCCAAGTTTGTTCTGTTATGATAGCCATAACATCACCTACTTAAGTCGCACTATCAAGTAGTTTTTAGGTATCTTATACTGGCTGGATATATCTATAGTCTTGGCAAATTCCGCTGGACAATAAAAAAGCATATTCCCCGCTGTCGATGCGTCGAATATGCCTATATGTGTTATGCTCCCCCAATTCTCTGCCGCTATTGGGAAGAGTATGTCTGCGTCATTCGATGTCTGGCCAGAGTTGGGTAAAATGAAACTGGCTAATTGTCTTGCGTAGCTCAGTTGCTCCACCTCTAATTCCCCATTGAAAAGGGCTACGTATACTGGGGTTGTCCTTAGATTATCTGTTAGCACTTTGTTTTTCAAGTATGTCGTCATATGATTCATTCTTTCCACCTCCTATGTTGCTGTAATAGTGCCTATTACGGGCACTTCTGTTTCTGTGAGTGGTATATTCGCTGTACCTAGATTGACAGTGAGGTTTTGATAGTCGAGGACTCCTAGTGTATCTATAACTATCCCTCCTATCTTGGCCCAGCTTACAGCAGTTCCAGTAAAGGATAGGGTCTTGAAATACTCTTCCATGCCAAGCCTTATATCCTCCGTCACATCTGCAAGCAGATAGCCAGTGTCGAGGGTAAGAGTTACAGCTACGTCTATAGTTTTAGGTGCTGCACCTTCCACTGTAACTGTAGCGCCAAAAGGTCGTTGCTCCTCAATATAGTCCGTCACGCTTTGCACTAGCTCTGTGTCGGGAGGTTGTCTGTTGCTGTCTACTACGACCACCTTAACTGTCAAAGGGCCATTCCAGATAGGATATACTTTTACGTCACCTACTCCGACTACTTCCATAGCCCACTCTTCGTAGTGGTACTTGTTTCCGGCCTTTCCTGGGCGCTGTAGCTTTGCATAGTACCTCTCTCTAAACTCATCGTCACTTTCAGGCTCATAGCCTCCAGTAGTAGGTTCTGCGTTGTATACGTCCACAAGTCCCTGTATCGGTAGCGGAAACTCTATGATGGCATTAGCTGGTACATTCCCTATAGCTCCTACCTGTTGACTCTCTACAGCTACATTGACAGACCCAGAAGCAGGTATCGTGGTTTCTTCCATTATGATAAAGTCCACATCACCCGTACTGACTATAGCTCCAATACTAATCTTTGCGCCTTCCTGTCCAGATATAGTTGCCACTCCATTTGCTGGAGTTCCTATCTTCCTAGTCAAAGGAGTGGAGGCTGCGATAAACCTTTCAAGTTCTGTACCGCTTAAGTTCTCTATGTCGAGTTTGTCTGCCACAGAGCCAAGCTTCAAATAGAAGTTTGCTAGCTCTATTGCTGCTGGATTTATAGCATCGTGGACCATACTGTTTTCAGTCTTGTCTACATTCCTTGCTGTGTCGAGCATACTGTTTTTCAGTTTCTCTTGTGTCATATCGCTATACATAATTTCTCACCTCCCCATATGGAGTGATTGCCGTAAATGCTACACTTAGAGTGTCTTCTACTAGCTGTATATCAAAGTCTTTCATCTCTAGCACATAGTCGGATAGATTGGACTCTACAGCCTCTTTTACAAGCCTTTCTGCCTCCGACTCTGTAAAGCCTCGAGTGTATTTACCTATAAGGTCCTCCATCTCGTGGCCGTAGTCCCAACTGAAAATCATGTATCTGTATCGTTGGGTGTTGAGTAGCTTCCAGATCCAAATCTTCACAGCTTCATTTCCCTCGACCTTATACATCTTGCCATTCTTAGTTTTGAAGTCCAGCTTTTCAAAATCCCATGCCCACTCTCTAGCCATAGGGAGCTCTTTCACTTCGTCCACCAGTTCCACCGGGTCTGTAAATGGGAATATACTCACTACATCACCTCCGATAGTCTAGCCAAGATAATAAAGAGTTGCTTGTCTGTTGTAGGGAGTACCGCTACGATATCTCCCTTTCTCAAAGTACACTTTGTGAAAAGTTCAGTCTCAACTCCAATGCTTGCAAACCCATGTGAGTGGTCTCCTGAAACAAGGGTCGCTCCTGTTGGACTTCCATCTTGAAATGATATTTTCCGACTATGATTTTCTAAAAGATAGTCAGCTATAAGCAGATTATCATTGTCGATTTCAAGTTCCCGAATTTTGATTAGTAAGTTAGGGGGCTCTTGTATTACTGTAGCTATTTCAATGCTTGGAGGGTTGTTCTTGCCACCTCTACTTGACATAATGTCGAGCATTTTACTGTATGGATTGTCTTTCATAAAACCACTTCCTATATCAATACTTTCAAGGCGAATAAAAGCACTGGAAGAGAAAACAATATAAGTCTTAGTGCTATTCCAGCATCCTCTGTTTTGTCATCAGCGTGAAGCATCATACCACCGACTAAAGCACTCGTTAATATGAAGGTATAAAATGCTAATATCTTCATCATCATTATCCATCAATCCCCCTTATCCTGTAGCCACATGTAAATCTGTTTCCAAGTTTTGAATATACAACTCCTTGACTTGGTGTTGCGGCTTCTATAAGTCTATTGTTTCCAAGGAAAACTCCAACGTGGCCAGACTGCCACAAAATATCTCCCGGCTTAAGCTGAGACTTATTTATTCTTTGGAATCTACTATCCCCAGGTATAGTCCCTGTAGTCATCTGGGCATTTTGTGTTAGCCCTGCCTTTACCATCGCTCTTCCTACAAGGCTAGAACAATCAACCGCCCAATTCGTCATCCTGAATTCTTGACTATACTTCCACCCAGCAAAGCTTTCAGCCGCCTTAATAAAGGCCTGTCTCTTTCCAGTAGCACTAGACGATGAACTGCCCTCTGTGACCGTGTAGTACCTGAGAACATGGTCCACATAGTTGACATCTCCGTATTTAGACCAGCCCATCTTTTCCGCCCATATACGGGAGAACTCTTTCGCATTTGCCTTGGAATATCCTCCACGAGCTTTTGCCCAAGGAACCCAAGCAGGTCCAAAGTTGTAACCTTGAAGTGCAAGTTTGATATTCTGCATATCTGACGGGCTTTTTACACCAGCCTTGTTTATAGCGTCTCTGAACTCCTGTACTCCACACCAGATAGAATAGTCGCTATCTGTTATGCTGTTTGGTGCTCTTGAGAACCTAGTGTTATACCCACACTCTGAAGCTTGCATAACGTCAGCGTACCTTCCACCAGACTCTTGCATTGTCAGAGCCATTATAAGCGGTACATATTCAGACACACCAAACTGTTTGGCATACTTCTCGATGGTAGGTTTCCATTTAAGCACCGCTTGACTTACATTCGCACTAGCTGTTCCATTAAACGAACCACCACTAGCCCTTTCCTCTTCCGGATCACTTCCAGCATTCTGTTCGTCCATAAGGTTTTTATATGCAAGCCCTAGGCTCATAAAATGCTGACCCCCTTCTAGGCGGTGCTCGTCTGTATCAATCCAGAATAGGCCCTGTAGCCCTGTGTAAGCCTCTCTTATTACTACAGCGTTTCCAGCTATGCAGTTCAGGTCTCCTAAAGCTTCAACCTTGGCTGACTTTCCTATGCCTTGCAGCATGGCCTTTGCCCTTGCTGTAGCGTCAGCACCTTTCTCCGCCTTGTAAACATCTTGGAGTATGCCGACTACACCTTCACTTTCCGGAAGATTCACTGTGCCTATATGGGCTCCCTCTTCAGAGTAAATCTGCACCCTATTTATGGAGTCCTCCATGCTTTCGCTGTAGGTAGCATTTAAAAGATTGACTCCAGCATCTAGGGTGTATTTAGCTATGGTAGTTCCCTTTTCTATTATCCTTAGCTTTCCTTCTTCCATAATGGGCATGTATGGCTTGCCTGTCTTTTCGTACTCCATAGTGTAGGCTGTCATGATAATGTTGTAGAGCTCCACACCCTCGAAAATACGGGTTATTGGAGAGCCTTCAATAGCATGGCGCAACTCTATGCCGAATTCCTTGCATATTCGCTTTGTAAGAGCGCCTGGTGTTTCACCTTTGACGTTGTAGGTCGCCTTGCTTTTAAGTAAATAGATAAGCCCATCGTAAACAGTCACGCTCATTTGACTGCCGTCGATGGACTTCTCCTTGAAAAATACATACCCTCTGAATATTTCTTTTGCATCTATGAAAACTTGTATCATATCCCCCATGGCTATATTCACTCTAGGGAGATAGTGGTCACTAGGAGAGACTACTATGTTCATGCTGACTTTCCTAGCCACCTGCTTATAGTCTCCACTCCAGTTTAGATTCTCCACTATGTCTGTTATATCCGTATTCTTGTGATAGACTTTCATCACCATATAATCAGCTCCTGTCCAGGAGTCACGACATTGGGATCCTTTATATTGTTTCTAGCCGCTATGAGTTTATAGTTGTCAAAGTTGCCTGTAAGCTTCTTTGCTATATTTCCAAGGGTGTCACCGGCTTGGACTATATACTTTTCAGGTATCTCCTTGAAAACCGGCCTAGCTCCACTTTGACTATAACCCTTCTCATTGCTTTTTACCTTTACGTTCATAAACACATACTCTGAAAGGTCTAGAGAATAATATACATCGCCAGTGCCGTCTCTTTCGCCGTATTTGAAGTTCTCTATGGCGAATGGTATGTTTATATTCGTTCCGGTTATTATTAGCCTTATAGGCTCTTCTGTAGCTTCCCATTTCTCTATCTGCTTTACACAATCATAGGGTTTAGGGAATCCTCTATACTCGCAGAAAGAATACTCCTGTGCCGGAAAGAAGGTCTGTATACTCATAGCTCTCAGACGTGATTTTCCGATAAGGTTGATCTCTCCAAGCTCTTGTAGCATAACCTTTGTATTGTTCTTTCCAGTGTCCACTTCAAAGTCAGGAGGCAAGACCGGAAGTCTTAATCTCTCCTTGTTGTTTCTGAAACTAAGCCAAAACTCCATATCTCACCCTCCTATGCCATATTCATGTCTGCTTCTTCAAGCTCTTTTACTATCTTTTTCGCTACTTTAGTAGTTATAGTATCTATATCATCTTCTTTTCTGACTACTATCTCATCTGCTAACTTAGGTATAGTTATTACTATTTGTTTTCCGGATGTCGCTTCTTTTCTGCCATCTTCTCTTGCCATCTGTACCGACTTATCGTGAGGATATACCCTTGATCCACTATCAAGGTCTATTATTTCTCCGCCTCTCTCATGAACCTGTACCATACCACCTTTCCAATAGTCAGTACCTTTTGCAAGCTGCGGTATGAGTGGTATATTGACTCCCATTCCACCTATTCCCGGAACATCATCAGGTATTTGGATTTTGTTTGCAGCCTTTATAAATCCATTTATATGTCCAATCAGCCCATTGATAATATTCTTGGCTATACCTGCTATGGTTCCAAAAATACCCTTGAAGATTCCAACTACCCCCTGCCAAGCAAGCTCCCAGTTTCCAGTGAAAACTCCAACTATAAAGTCTATTATTCCTTGTGCTATAGTGATTATCCCATTTAAAACAGTGGTTATTATTCCTACTGCGGTAGAAACAGAGCTAGCAATAATTGGCCACACCACTGAAAAGATACCTGAAAAAACTGTTATAGCCCCCATAACTAAATTAAGGGCTATTGAAACAATGTCACCAAACAATCCCCAAGCTTTCTGGGCTATGCTCGTTATATCATTTCCATGTGTCTCCCAGAGAGCTTTTACAGCTCCTACTGCACTAGAAATTATGCTCTTTATAGCACTCCAGACCATGTCTATTTTATTTCTTACGGTTTCATTGGTTTGGTATAATTTCACGAATACAGCTATTACAGCTGCAACTATGGCAATTATAGCAGCTATTTTTATTACTATCAGAGTGGCAGGATTTGCTATAGCTTTCATTATGCTACCCGTAGTTTTCACTTGCTTTGCAAATGCTGAAAACTTAAGCATTCCACCCCCTACGATTGTAGTTATTTTCCCAAAAACAAAAAGAGCAGGGCCTATCGCCGCTGCTATCATAGCTAGCTTTATTATGGTTTTTTGAGTTCCTTCATCAAGACCTCTGAATTTTTCAGCAAACTGAGTTAGCTTATCCATCCCAGAATTTAAGTAAGGAAGGAATATACTTCCTATGTGCTCACCCAATAGTCTAAATTGATTTCTTAATAGCTGAATTCTTGCCTCTGTTGTTCCATATTTTTCTGCTGCTTCTTTGCTCAAAGCTACATTCTCTTCCCATGCTGTAGTCCCTCTTGAGATAGCATCTTTGAACAAGTCGCTTGCCTCTGTTGCACGAAGCAAGGTGTCTCTTAACCTTACTTCAGATATTCCCATTTGATCAAGTATTGCTATAGCAGACATCCCATTTTTTTCAGCATCTCCTAGTCCTTGTATGAATGTTGATAAGGCTTCAGCTGGATTGCTTTGAAATAGCTGTGAAAATTCTGTATCTGTAAGTCCTGCGACTTTAGAAAATTCACTAAGTCTTTCAGAGCCCGTTTCTACCGCAAGTTGTATGTCTACCATTACTTTAGAAAAAGCTGAGCCTCCGGCCTCTGCTTCAATTCCAACCGATGATAGCGCTGCTGAGAAGGACATTATTTGTGCCTCTGTTAGCCCAATTTGTGACCCCGCACCGGCCAGCCTCATTCCCATAGCAACTATATCTGACTCTGTAGCAGCAGTGTTGTTTCCTAAGTCAACTATTACACTTCCTAGCTTGTCTATATCCTTCATGCTCATTTGAGTTATATTTGCAAATTTTGCAAGTTCACTAGCTGCTTCATCCGTTGTCATATTTGTAGCTACACCAAGATTCGCTATAGTTTCAGAGAAGTCAAGTATATACTCCTTTGCTACACCTAGTTGTCCGGCTGCTTCTCCAATGGCATAAAGCTCATTTTTATCTATAGGTATTCGGAGTGAAAGTTTGTCGAACCCCTTCTGAAGTTGTTCGAATTCTCTTTCTGTTGCATTCACTGTTTTTCTAACTCCTGCAAAAGCAGTCTCAGAATCTATAGCTGATTTTATAGCAGCAGCTCCAAGTCCCACTATCGGAAGAGTTATCGCTTTAGTTAAGCCTGATCCAGCACTCTCCATGCTTTTACCCATAGACTTTACTTCTTTTCCAAGTTTCTTCATTTCTTTATGAGAGTTTATCGCTTGCTTTGTAACCCGCTCTAAAGTTCCTGAAAAGTTATCTCTAAGCTGTATTATCGCATCCAATACATGTGCCATTACATTCCACCACCCTCAGACTCTTTTACTTTATCTTCAATTTCTTGTCGCATAAAAGCATTAACTATGCACTTTTCACCAGATGGAAGCCAGTAGTATTTACTAGGCTCCCATCCCTTATATCTAAATAACAAGTACATAATCTGAGTTTCAGGGTCGGTGGATATTAGTTTTTTACTTCATCCTCTGGCTCATCATCTTCGTCGTCAGCTTCAAATCCACTTAGTATACTAATCCTTTTATAAAGCTCGTCAATCTCTCCTGGAAGCAGTATTTTAGATACAAGCTCGGTAGGAGTTGCAGCTCCATATTGCTCTCTTAGTTTAGGGTCCTTGAATGATGGTTCCTTGACACCTTCTAGCAGAGTATGGACCTTCACTGTAAACATATGAATATCTCTTATATTTCCTTTTTTGCCTAAGTCGACTCCTCTTTTCTGGATATCAGAGTGAGTGTCACCATCTAGTGCTACACATTTAAACTCTATTTTTTCTCCAGCCATATCGCTAAATCTTTTCATTTCAACCATTTCTACTGGTTTTTCCATAACCTTCTTTGAATCAAGCTGTAGTAACTTATCTGTTAAACTCATTTATATTCACTCTCCTATTTTTTATTCGTCTATTGTGTCTAGCAAATCCCAATCTGTAAAAGAAAATGGAATCGATTCTTCTCCAAGTTTCTTGGCTTCCCAGTCTACTAAAGTCATTGTCTCCAATGTCGCATCTTTTATATGAACCCTCTCTGCTCCTAGTGCATCTGGGTCTTCTAGTTTTGATGTAAACGATATAGTTGTCTGTTTCCCCGCCTTCAGATTTTCGCTCATAAGCTTGAGAAACTTGGAGGAAACTTTGTTTAGCTTAATTTCCCCCTTGCCTTCATATCCCATGAGTTTTTTGCCTTTTCCAAGTTTTCTGACTCTATTAACCGTTTCAAAGTCCATCTCTATTTTGGCACTCATTCCAATCACTTCTGCCAAATAGTCTGAACCCGACCAAGCTTCACCCCAAGTTCCATTAATAACGTTACGGTCTTCAAATGTATTCAAGTTTAATCACCCCTTATATTGCTATTGGAAGTGTGATATCTTCTATAGCGTCTAGTATTTTTATGCTAGCTTTCAAAAACACCTTGTCGTCTGTTTCTGCTTCTTTTATTTCTTTTGTACTCATTTCTTCAACAGCATATCCAGTAGCTTTCAGATATGCTCTTTGAGCATCTATATCTATCTCAACTACGCTGGAACCCTTCAACAGAACACCTTCTCGTTCTAGCTCCTCTAGGTAGCCCTTTACCGCTGTTATAAGAAGGCACTTGTTGTCATAACTATTTGCATACTTTCCAAGATAGTTGTCTTCTGCTGTCATCCTTACGTCGTCATATATCAAGTCCATAGCTTCAACTATCTTTATCTTCTTGAAACTTTTTAGCTTAGATTCAGTTGTAGTTACTAGTGAGTTTACTCCTCTAGCAACCTTGACTTTTTCACCATCGTGATAAAGCATGAACTCCCCTGCATCAATCCTAGAATTGTACTCCTCTATGGTCAACTTCTCACAGTCTATTACCTCTGGTAACGGAGCGAATGTAGATGCAATGCTAAGTGGAGTCCCCGATAAAAGGCCTGCTATTCTAGCGCAATATTCAGCTACAGTGTACTCTTTGTCTTTTGTTTTCATCCAGGCTGTAGTGACATTAATAATGCCCTCGTGATCGCCTGGGTGGTTAGGCAATACAGCCTTAACTTTTTTGCGCTTAGTGCTTCTAAGGCTCTTAATCCATGTTCCAATTGATGGCACATCTGCTTCTGAAATCTCAGGAATGGCTAGGTAATTCCACTTTACAGTTTCTAAGTATTCTTTAGCCTCTGTATAGCTTACTGGAGCTAGTTCAGTTCCAACAGGAACTATATATAGGATTATTTTCTTAGGAGGGGTTTGATATCCCAAGAATGCAAGCTCTACCTGCGTCTTGTTGAAATCATTAAGACCGCTAGGAATCTCTGTAACACTTGATATCTCTATAGCACCTGCTTGCAAAGTATCCTCTAGTATTAGAGCCACTGTGCCTTTCTTTCCTCTTTCTAAAGCTCTCGCACCTGCTTCACGGAAACTTATATCAATACTTGGTAGTCCCATTAATTATCACCTCTTATATTAGTTAAAATTTCACCCATGACAGTGGTTGTTTCTTTCTTCTCTATATTTTCAAAGTAGTCCAGATCAAATTTGAATTGAACTATTTCATCTACTATCGAGGATTTTATATTTTTAAGAGTCAGCACCCTACTTCCTACTTTCAAAGTCATCCCAAAGGCTCTTTGCAAGCTGTTCATCATCTTTAGGCTGTCTAGTTCTATATTCTTTTTAGGAAAATAGTTCGTTACAATTATCAGCTTATTCGACTTATAGTTTTGGGTTTCGAATTCACTCACCACTGGTATTATTTGCGTAAAAAAAGAAGGCCTCTTGAAGCCTTCTCTTGTCTCTCCTGCATTTATATCTATGTCTGGAAAATTCGTTTTTAAAACCGTATTTACAGCTTTTTTTATTTCTACAAAGTCCACATCATTTCAACTCCTCGTATAGCTTGTCTAGCCATTTTTCAAGCTCAGCCGCTATTGGCTGCTCCATTTCCTTTACTGTTTTTTCAAAGAAGAACTGTCCTTCCACAAATCCAACTTCATTTCCGCTTGGAGTTACTTTCCTATGACCATTCTCTACTAAGTGAAAGTGAGGGGCAGTATTTGCTATGCCTTTTTGATATGAATCGCCGACTTTCTCTACTGGATAGAGCTTATAGCTTTTAACTATCGTCTTTCCCTTTGACTTTAACATTGGAGTATTTGCCTTAGCAGCTGTTCTGAGCTTTCCACCAACCCTATTAAGCTTATTTGTTATTTTGTCAGGTGCTCTCTTTTCAACAAGTTTTATTTTTTCTATAAATTCGTTCAATCCGTCTATCTCGAATCCACTCATTGACTATCAACCTCTTCTACACAGTTAAGCTCCATATAGGTATGTCTTCCAGCTATGTCTATGACGGCCTCTATTTTTAAGACCCTTCCCTCCCACTCTAAAATCATTGAGGGGTGAATGTCTTTTCTATATCTTACAGTCACTCTGTACTGAAGTTCCGGCCTTATTTTCTTAGCCTCCGTGTATTCACGCCCTCTTATGGGTATTACTTTAGCCCAAACAATTCCTACAGTAGATGGTATTTGTACCTTCTCGCCAGCCTCATTAAATCCATAGCCGTAAAGGTCTATTATCTTTACTCGCTGTCTCAGCTCTCCTGGATTCATAAAATCACATCCTCTTGACTATACCTTAGCTGGTTTATCATAGTATCCAAATTAAGGCTCATTCTTGCAACATGACTTCCGACTTGCTCGAACTGCCTATTTTCGTAAAAATGCGAAATAAGAAGGCATATCGTAGTTTTATAGAGTTCATTTGTGTAGTCTTTTCTGACCCCTGCATTTTCTAGATACTTCTCACTGGACACCTGTAGTCCAGCAAGAAGAGTATCTTCTTCTATTCCATCTATTCTAAGATATGTTTTAATTTCAGGTAGTTCCACTCACTATCAGCTCCTTAAGATACTGTTATTTCTCCATACACATAGGCATCTTTGTCTGCTTGTATTACATCAAACAACTCTATAACTCTTATAAGCGTCTGATTCTTAGCAAATCCAGCATGTTCTGAAGTTGCAAACTCTAGACCTTCCCTTGCTACGAATGTAGCCCCCTCTTTAAGTGCTCCGTAGAATATAGGGGCTTTCTTTGTAGTCGTGCCCGTTGTAGGCAGAAGTGCATTTGAAAAAACCTCTACCGGATATCCCCCAAACATTTTCTGTGTAGGGTTGGTAGGGTTAGGCTGAAGTATAGGTCTTCCAGTGCCATCCAGTGCAGCATCAAGCACATCGAAAGCGTCTTGGTTCGTTACTATCA includes these proteins:
- a CDS encoding phage tail terminator family protein, with the translated sequence MDFVEIKKAVNTVLKTNFPDIDINAGETREGFKRPSFFTQIIPVVSEFETQNYKSNKLIIVTNYFPKKNIELDSLKMMNSLQRAFGMTLKVGSRVLTLKNIKSSIVDEIVQFKFDLDYFENIEKKETTTVMGEILTNIRGDN
- a CDS encoding HK97 gp10 family phage protein, giving the protein MNEFIEKIKLVEKRAPDKITNKLNRVGGKLRTAAKANTPMLKSKGKTIVKSYKLYPVEKVGDSYQKGIANTAPHFHLVENGHRKVTPSGNEVGFVEGQFFFEKTVKEMEQPIAAELEKWLDKLYEELK
- a CDS encoding phage head closure protein, whose product is MNPGELRQRVKIIDLYGYGFNEAGEKVQIPSTVGIVWAKVIPIRGREYTEAKKIRPELQYRVTVRYRKDIHPSMILEWEGRVLKIEAVIDIAGRHTYMELNCVEEVDSQ
- a CDS encoding head-tail connector protein → MELPEIKTYLRIDGIEEDTLLAGLQVSSEKYLENAGVRKDYTNELYKTTICLLISHFYENRQFEQVGSHVARMSLNLDTMINQLRYSQEDVIL